A single genomic interval of Streptomyces sp. 1222.5 harbors:
- a CDS encoding roadblock/LC7 domain-containing protein: protein MPGDDHNPEQTDVPAGAPGTDLGWLLDDLVARTDHVRQAVLLTADGLPLSSSDGMRRRDIEHLAAICSGFHGLARSAGERFAAGEVRQTMVMLDDAYLFITPAGHGSRLAVLSEARTDVGQLAHEMALLVRRLGSHLDAAARSGS, encoded by the coding sequence ATGCCCGGTGACGATCACAACCCCGAGCAGACCGACGTGCCCGCGGGAGCGCCCGGCACGGACCTGGGCTGGCTGCTGGACGATCTCGTGGCGCGCACCGACCACGTACGCCAGGCCGTGCTGCTCACCGCCGACGGGCTGCCGCTCAGCAGCTCGGACGGCATGCGCAGACGGGACATCGAGCATCTGGCCGCCATCTGCTCCGGCTTCCACGGCCTGGCCAGATCGGCGGGGGAGCGGTTCGCGGCGGGTGAGGTGCGGCAGACCATGGTGATGCTGGACGACGCCTACCTCTTCATCACCCCCGCCGGCCACGGCAGCAGGCTCGCCGTGCTGAGCGAGGCCCGGACCGACGTCGGTCAGCTCGCCCACGAGATGGCCCTCCTCGTCCGCCGCCTCGGCAGCCACCTGGACGCCGCCGCCCGATCGGGCTCCTGA
- a CDS encoding ABC transporter permease: MARRLTPWRWAVLGLAALYFLVPLTASVIFTVDVPGQGVTSDAYTRILSTEGFVSSLLLSLELAVATIAVVLLLMVPAVVALRLGAPRMRPVVEVVCSLPLVVPPIAFVAGIVTVLKWGPEHLSRTPLFQTFVVIQNENFPLVLVLAYVVMALPFVYRALDAGLRSIDVRTLVEAARSCGASWPQALVRAVLPNLRGALLNASFLTLALVLGEFTVAQLLGFRPFAVWIYNVGGSQAQMSVAVSVLSLLVTWALLLALAGAGGGRTRTASSRG; the protein is encoded by the coding sequence ATGGCTCGACGCCTGACACCGTGGCGGTGGGCCGTCCTCGGCCTGGCCGCGCTGTACTTCCTGGTGCCGCTCACCGCCTCCGTGATCTTCACGGTCGACGTGCCCGGGCAGGGCGTCACCTCCGACGCCTACACCAGGATCCTGTCCACCGAGGGCTTCGTCTCCAGCCTGCTGCTCTCGCTGGAGCTGGCCGTCGCCACCATCGCGGTCGTCCTGCTGCTCATGGTGCCCGCCGTGGTCGCGCTCAGGCTCGGTGCGCCCCGGATGCGGCCGGTGGTCGAGGTGGTGTGCTCGCTGCCACTGGTGGTGCCGCCGATCGCGTTCGTCGCCGGGATCGTCACCGTGCTCAAGTGGGGCCCGGAGCATCTGTCCCGGACCCCGCTGTTCCAGACGTTCGTGGTGATCCAGAACGAGAACTTCCCCCTGGTCCTCGTCCTCGCGTACGTCGTGATGGCGCTGCCCTTCGTGTACCGCGCCCTGGACGCCGGCCTGCGCTCCATCGACGTACGGACCCTGGTCGAGGCCGCCCGCAGCTGCGGTGCCTCCTGGCCGCAGGCGCTGGTCCGGGCCGTGCTGCCGAACCTGCGCGGTGCCCTGCTGAACGCCTCCTTCCTCACCCTGGCACTGGTCCTCGGCGAGTTCACCGTCGCCCAGCTGCTCGGCTTCCGGCCCTTCGCCGTGTGGATCTACAACGTCGGCGGCTCACAGGCCCAGATGTCCGTCGCCGTGTCCGTGCTCAGCCTGCTCGTCACCTGGGCCCTGCTCCTCGCGCTCGCCGGTGCCGGCGGCGGACGCACCCGAACCGCTTCTTCCCGGGGATGA
- a CDS encoding ATP-binding protein: MRWPLGRPTTVRARIVALALAPAVALMALWSFAMVSVTAELRALVRLQGVYEDFGTPVDTAVGQIQIERRMSATYLGGRLDTTTAGQLLGQQRRTDRAVDAMRQAVRDGDRDRLTDRQRQALDTMVKATGRLEGLRERVLSRRLSWDRAVDEYSALVEPGFDVQSTLTALQAGQLAREAQVVVELVRVREFVSREDALVAGARAAGTLTDRQYDSLTAAIEDRRVFERTYVPDLPADSRALFEQFARDDLHRSLERGEDALLRSGAAGAGRAVAADSWRSTTDRAVKRYMLLCTRSAENSAARGRAFAYRELTKAAVVGAVGLAAVALSLWFAVRGARRISRRLETLRDAADVLAQRQLPDVMRRLGAGEEVDAAAEAPPLAADDVRDDEIGQVGRSFNAARLAAVEAAVRQATLRRGLFAVLLNIARRNQALVHRQLKLVDTLERRTEDPDVLRELFRIDHLTTRMRRHAESLIILSGSAPGRRWRRPVPVADVVASAVGEIEDYARVVVPPMPETGVAADAVADVVHLVAELLENATVFSPPHTQVTLRTGRVGGGFVLEIDDRGLGLDAGQRAEAQRTLTDPDAFDPTRHDRLGLYVVGRLAALHGIEVSLRDSPYGGTTAVVLLPESVLAEPEPVRTVAGVRRPATDVETGRGAGARPRPDDTTATAAGAAPAGTGDPATGVRAARGLPAPRTGEGIAPVRELPTRKRTRPAQEPAGPVVEGDSLAAEPSVREPAGPVVEGDSLAAEPSVREPAGPSVLPTLPSRTRQAALAPELRDDPAGPGAVPERALDPEEMRAIFGAFQRGLDRGRKGLPAAGEPGTEGTAAQATDMTTHADEGTDTDDAR; the protein is encoded by the coding sequence ATGCGCTGGCCCCTCGGCCGTCCCACCACCGTTCGTGCGCGGATCGTGGCGCTCGCGCTCGCCCCGGCCGTCGCCCTGATGGCCCTGTGGAGCTTCGCCATGGTGTCCGTCACCGCCGAACTGCGCGCGCTGGTCCGGCTCCAGGGGGTGTACGAGGACTTCGGCACCCCCGTGGACACCGCGGTCGGACAGATCCAGATCGAGCGGCGGATGTCCGCCACCTACCTGGGCGGGCGCCTCGACACCACCACCGCCGGGCAACTGCTCGGCCAGCAGCGGCGTACCGACCGGGCCGTGGACGCCATGCGGCAGGCGGTCCGGGACGGGGACCGGGACCGGCTCACGGACCGTCAGCGGCAGGCCCTGGACACCATGGTGAAGGCCACCGGCAGGCTGGAGGGGCTGCGCGAACGCGTACTGTCCCGGCGGCTCAGCTGGGACCGGGCCGTGGACGAGTACAGCGCGCTCGTCGAGCCCGGCTTCGACGTGCAGTCCACGCTCACCGCGCTCCAGGCCGGACAGCTCGCCCGCGAGGCACAGGTCGTCGTCGAGCTGGTCCGGGTCCGGGAATTCGTGTCCCGGGAGGACGCCCTCGTCGCGGGCGCACGCGCGGCCGGCACGCTGACCGACCGGCAGTACGACAGCCTGACCGCGGCCATCGAGGACCGGCGCGTCTTCGAGCGGACCTACGTGCCGGACCTGCCCGCCGACTCGCGGGCGCTGTTCGAACAGTTCGCCCGGGACGACCTGCACCGCTCCCTGGAGCGGGGCGAGGACGCGCTGCTGCGCTCCGGTGCCGCGGGGGCCGGGCGGGCCGTCGCCGCCGACAGCTGGCGCTCCACCACCGACCGGGCCGTCAAGCGGTACATGCTGCTGTGCACCCGGTCCGCCGAGAACTCCGCCGCGCGCGGACGGGCCTTCGCCTACCGGGAGCTGACGAAGGCGGCCGTCGTCGGCGCGGTCGGGCTGGCCGCCGTGGCCCTGTCGCTGTGGTTCGCGGTGCGCGGCGCCCGGCGGATCTCCCGGCGCCTGGAGACCCTGCGGGACGCCGCCGACGTCCTGGCGCAGCGCCAGCTGCCCGACGTCATGCGGAGACTGGGCGCCGGCGAGGAGGTGGACGCGGCCGCCGAGGCCCCGCCGCTCGCCGCCGACGACGTGCGCGACGACGAGATCGGGCAGGTCGGCCGGTCCTTCAACGCGGCCCGCCTGGCCGCCGTGGAGGCCGCGGTCCGGCAGGCGACCCTGCGCCGCGGCCTGTTCGCCGTCCTGCTCAACATCGCCCGGCGCAACCAGGCGCTGGTGCACCGCCAGCTGAAGCTCGTCGACACGCTGGAGCGGCGCACCGAGGACCCGGACGTGCTGCGCGAGCTCTTCCGCATCGACCACCTGACCACCCGGATGCGCCGGCACGCGGAGAGCCTGATCATCCTGTCCGGCTCCGCCCCCGGCCGCCGCTGGCGCAGGCCGGTGCCCGTCGCGGACGTCGTCGCGTCGGCCGTCGGTGAGATCGAGGATTACGCGCGTGTGGTCGTGCCGCCGATGCCGGAGACGGGCGTGGCCGCGGACGCGGTCGCCGACGTCGTGCACCTGGTCGCCGAGCTGTTGGAGAACGCCACGGTGTTCTCGCCGCCGCACACCCAGGTCACCCTGCGCACCGGGCGGGTGGGCGGCGGCTTCGTCCTGGAGATCGACGACCGGGGCCTCGGTCTCGACGCCGGGCAGCGGGCCGAGGCCCAGCGCACCCTCACCGACCCCGACGCCTTCGACCCGACCCGCCACGACCGGCTCGGCCTGTACGTCGTCGGCCGCCTCGCCGCCCTCCACGGCATCGAGGTGAGCCTGCGCGACTCGCCGTACGGCGGTACGACGGCGGTGGTGCTGCTGCCCGAGAGCGTGCTGGCGGAGCCGGAGCCGGTGCGGACCGTAGCGGGGGTACGCCGGCCGGCGACGGACGTGGAGACGGGCCGGGGAGCCGGGGCACGGCCGAGGCCGGACGACACCACGGCCACGGCCGCCGGCGCAGCGCCGGCAGGCACCGGGGACCCGGCGACCGGTGTCCGGGCGGCGCGTGGGCTTCCCGCGCCGCGGACCGGCGAGGGGATCGCCCCGGTGCGGGAGCTGCCGACGAGGAAGCGGACGCGGCCGGCGCAGGAGCCTGCCGGACCGGTCGTGGAGGGGGATTCGCTCGCCGCGGAGCCTTCGGTCCGGGAGCCTGCCGGACCGGTCGTGGAGGGGGATTCGCTCGCCGCGGAGCCTTCGGTCCGGGAGCCTGCCGGACCGTCCGTGCTGCCCACGTTGCCCAGCCGGACCCGCCAGGCCGCCCTGGCCCCCGAGCTGCGCGACGATCCGGCCGGCCCCGGGGCCGTGCCCGAGCGGGCCCTCGACCCCGAGGAGATGCGCGCGATCTTCGGCGCCTTCCAGCGGGGCCTCGACCGCGGCCGCAAGGGCCTCCCCGCGGCCGGGGAGCCGGGCACGGAAGGAACGGCAGCGCAGGCCACCGACATGACCACCCACGCCGACGAAGGGACGGACACCGACGATGCCCGGTGA
- a CDS encoding ABC transporter ATP-binding protein yields the protein MTVTTPEKATAEKAATVEFRGLRREFGATVALDGLDLTVRPGEFLALLGPSGCGKTTALRMLAGFEHPDSGAVLVDGEDVTRVPAHRRDAGMVFQSYSLFPHLDALDNVAFGLRMRKVRMAERRSRAAELLELVGLGDKGARYPHQLSGGQQQRIALARALALRPRVLLLDEPLSALDAKVRLTLREEIRRLQQELGITTLFVTHDQEEALSVADRVAVMGAGRLEQCAAPAELYWRPATAFVAEFVGTMSRLPGELRDGTVEVLGQRLPAEGEVPDGAVDVLVRPEAVRLHTDDRGGARVVATAFLGAVVRVTVRLADGTEAKADLPAHEAAGLGAGTAVTVSLPERPVLVAERIQK from the coding sequence ATGACCGTCACCACGCCTGAGAAGGCAACGGCCGAGAAGGCCGCCACCGTCGAATTCCGCGGTCTGCGCAGGGAGTTCGGCGCCACCGTCGCCCTCGACGGACTGGACCTCACCGTCCGCCCGGGGGAGTTCCTGGCCCTGCTCGGCCCGTCCGGCTGCGGCAAGACCACCGCGCTGCGCATGCTCGCCGGGTTCGAGCACCCCGACTCCGGCGCCGTCCTGGTGGACGGCGAGGACGTCACGCGGGTCCCGGCCCACCGTCGCGACGCCGGGATGGTCTTCCAGTCGTACAGCCTCTTCCCGCACCTGGACGCCCTCGACAACGTCGCCTTCGGGCTGCGGATGCGCAAGGTCCGCATGGCCGAACGCCGCTCCCGCGCAGCCGAATTGCTGGAGCTGGTCGGCCTCGGCGACAAGGGCGCGCGCTACCCGCACCAGCTGTCCGGCGGCCAGCAGCAGCGCATCGCGCTCGCCCGCGCCCTCGCGCTGCGTCCGCGCGTGCTGCTGCTCGACGAGCCGCTGTCCGCGCTGGACGCCAAGGTGCGCCTCACCCTGCGTGAGGAGATCCGCCGGCTCCAGCAGGAGCTCGGCATCACCACCCTGTTCGTCACCCACGACCAGGAGGAGGCCCTGTCGGTCGCCGACCGGGTGGCCGTCATGGGGGCCGGGCGGCTCGAACAGTGCGCCGCGCCCGCCGAGCTGTACTGGCGTCCGGCCACCGCGTTCGTCGCCGAGTTCGTGGGCACCATGAGCCGTTTGCCGGGGGAGCTGAGGGACGGCACCGTCGAGGTGCTCGGGCAGCGGCTGCCCGCCGAGGGCGAGGTGCCCGACGGCGCGGTGGACGTGCTGGTGCGGCCCGAGGCCGTACGGCTGCACACCGACGACCGGGGCGGCGCCCGCGTGGTCGCCACCGCCTTCCTCGGCGCGGTCGTCCGGGTCACCGTACGGCTCGCCGACGGCACCGAGGCCAAGGCCGACCTGCCCGCGCACGAGGCCGCCGGACTCGGCGCCGGAACCGCCGTCACCGTGTCGCTGCCGGAGCGGCCGGTGCTGGTGGCAGAACGTATCCAGAAGTGA
- a CDS encoding DUF742 domain-containing protein, whose product MSDEHWYEDETGSMVRPYTVTRGRTRPDGRHTVDLMSRVTALDTEGPEPAVDHAGATLLEMVRRGPRPVVELAADADLPLTVVRVLLGDLAAADLIRIDEPRRAGPDGTATDPVLLREIVQRLRQI is encoded by the coding sequence GTGAGCGACGAGCACTGGTACGAGGACGAGACCGGGTCGATGGTGCGCCCCTACACGGTGACCCGGGGCCGTACCCGGCCCGACGGCCGGCACACCGTCGACCTGATGTCCCGGGTCACCGCGCTCGACACCGAGGGGCCGGAGCCCGCCGTGGACCACGCCGGTGCGACCCTGCTCGAAATGGTCCGGCGCGGCCCTCGCCCCGTGGTGGAGCTTGCGGCGGACGCCGATCTCCCCCTCACCGTCGTCCGGGTCCTCCTCGGCGACCTGGCCGCGGCGGACCTGATCCGCATCGACGAGCCCCGGCGCGCGGGACCCGACGGCACCGCCACCGACCCGGTCCTGCTCCGCGAGATCGTCCAACGGCTCCGGCAGATCTAG
- a CDS encoding ABC transporter permease subunit yields MTAALPRADVAPAASVKRRRRAPGWLAVVPLLAFTAIAFGLPALAVLDGAFTAEDPATGATSYTAGNLTTSLQGPYLTALLGSVELSAVSAVLGALLGLPLAQAVAGSRSRALREAVLTASGVLANFGGVPLAFAFVATLGNAGVLTVHLGLKDSGWDLYSFWGLVLVYLYFLIPLMVLTITPALDGLRSQWREAALNNGATGVQYWRHVALPVLAPSLLGGLVLLFGSAFAAYATAAAMVGSAVPLVTLQIADALSGNVLVGQENVALALSLDMVLVAGLVMAVYLPLQRRSARWLDA; encoded by the coding sequence ATGACCGCCGCCCTCCCGCGCGCGGACGTGGCGCCCGCCGCTTCGGTGAAGCGGCGGCGCCGCGCCCCCGGCTGGCTCGCCGTGGTGCCGCTGCTGGCGTTCACGGCGATCGCCTTCGGGCTGCCGGCCCTGGCCGTCCTCGACGGCGCCTTCACGGCCGAGGACCCGGCGACCGGCGCCACCTCCTACACCGCCGGCAACCTCACCACCTCGCTCCAGGGCCCGTACCTCACCGCGCTCCTCGGCAGCGTCGAACTGTCCGCGGTCTCCGCCGTGCTCGGCGCCCTGCTCGGGCTGCCGCTCGCGCAGGCCGTGGCCGGCTCCCGCTCCCGCGCGCTGCGCGAGGCCGTGCTGACCGCGTCCGGCGTGCTCGCCAACTTCGGCGGGGTCCCGCTCGCCTTCGCCTTCGTCGCCACCCTCGGCAACGCGGGCGTGCTGACCGTGCACCTCGGCCTGAAGGACAGCGGCTGGGACCTGTACAGCTTCTGGGGACTGGTCCTCGTCTACCTGTACTTCCTGATCCCGCTCATGGTCCTCACCATCACCCCGGCCCTGGACGGTCTGCGCTCCCAGTGGCGGGAGGCCGCGCTGAACAACGGCGCCACCGGTGTGCAGTACTGGCGGCACGTGGCCCTGCCCGTGCTGGCGCCCTCCCTGCTCGGCGGCCTGGTGCTGCTGTTCGGCAGCGCCTTCGCCGCCTACGCCACCGCCGCCGCGATGGTCGGCAGCGCGGTCCCGCTGGTCACCCTGCAGATCGCCGACGCGCTGTCCGGCAACGTCCTGGTCGGCCAGGAGAACGTGGCCCTCGCCCTCAGCCTCGACATGGTGCTGGTGGCGGGCCTGGTGATGGCCGTGTACCTGCCCCTGCAACGACGGAGCGCCCGATGGCTCGACGCCTGA
- a CDS encoding ABC transporter substrate-binding protein: MTVSLPRTAVLGGSLAVVAALALSACGAAPDNASSTTKTGKNAATATSAADFGGMDALVEAAKKEGKLHIIAVPRDWANYGAIIDGFQKKYGIKIEDESPDGSSQDEINAVTSRKGQDRAPDVLDLGSSFALSAAQQGLLAPYEVASYGDIPEAQKDPRARWYNDYGGYISIGCDAKRVKSCPTTFKDLLKPQYKGQVALNGNPTKSGSAFGGVYAAALADGGSFDDIQPGLDFFAELKKNGNYTPVESTPATVEKGETPISIDWDYLNAGYADEFRSKGVDWKVSIPADGQYAQYYSQAVNKDAPHPAAARLWQEYLYSTEGQNLWLKGYARPALMTAMDKAGTLDKTAAAKLPKVTGTPAFPTEDQQSKAKTALAQGWGKAVSG, encoded by the coding sequence GTGACCGTGTCCCTGCCGAGAACCGCCGTCCTCGGCGGTTCCCTCGCCGTCGTCGCCGCGCTCGCGCTGAGCGCCTGCGGCGCCGCCCCCGACAACGCGTCCAGCACCACCAAGACCGGCAAGAACGCCGCCACCGCCACCTCCGCGGCCGACTTCGGCGGCATGGACGCCCTGGTCGAGGCGGCCAAGAAGGAGGGGAAGCTGCACATCATCGCGGTGCCCCGCGACTGGGCCAACTACGGCGCGATCATCGACGGCTTCCAGAAGAAGTACGGCATCAAGATCGAGGACGAGAGCCCCGACGGCTCCAGCCAGGACGAGATCAACGCCGTCACCTCCCGCAAGGGCCAGGACCGCGCGCCCGACGTCCTCGACCTCGGCAGCTCCTTCGCCCTCAGCGCCGCCCAGCAGGGCCTGCTCGCGCCGTACGAGGTGGCCTCCTACGGCGACATCCCCGAGGCCCAGAAGGACCCGCGGGCCCGCTGGTACAACGACTACGGCGGCTACATCTCCATCGGCTGCGACGCCAAGCGGGTGAAGTCCTGCCCCACCACCTTCAAGGACCTGCTCAAGCCGCAGTACAAGGGCCAGGTCGCCCTCAACGGCAACCCCACCAAGTCCGGCTCGGCCTTCGGCGGCGTCTACGCGGCCGCCCTCGCCGACGGCGGCTCCTTCGACGACATCCAGCCCGGCCTCGACTTCTTCGCCGAACTGAAGAAGAACGGCAACTACACGCCCGTCGAGTCCACCCCGGCCACCGTGGAGAAGGGCGAGACCCCGATCTCCATCGACTGGGACTACCTGAACGCCGGTTACGCCGACGAGTTCCGGTCCAAGGGCGTGGACTGGAAGGTCTCCATCCCGGCCGACGGCCAGTACGCCCAGTACTACTCCCAGGCCGTCAACAAGGACGCCCCGCACCCGGCGGCCGCCCGCCTGTGGCAGGAGTACCTGTACAGCACCGAGGGCCAGAACCTGTGGCTCAAGGGCTACGCCCGGCCCGCCCTGATGACCGCCATGGACAAGGCCGGCACCCTCGACAAGACGGCCGCCGCCAAGCTCCCGAAGGTCACCGGCACGCCCGCCTTCCCGACCGAGGACCAGCAGAGCAAGGCCAAGACGGCCCTCGCGCAGGGCTGGGGCAAGGCCGTCTCCGGATGA
- a CDS encoding HAD-IA family hydrolase, with protein MTPHAPDRLHHRLHAVLFDMDGTLVDTERLWWEAVEQVAGRPLTEADQPEVLGRPVEHTADWLGAATGRPAADLATVLHREFAERVRTGIVPRPGAVELLDALAAAGVPTALVTASPRAVADVVLDALGAHRFATSVTADDTARTKPAPDPYLAACRILGVDPPACVAVEDTETGVASAEAAGCTVLAVPSLAPIGEAPGRTVRDSLAGVTAADLERMAAPRLRVMSWNLWLGGSKVDDHRAKQVQAVLESGADVVGLQETGGTAAQELAEALGWHHHRAGENLGVLSRHPVTARFGDPDVGFYGAAGVRIAVAPGREVDVWTAHLHYTPYGPYEAAFDGLPAAGLIAHEELRLSQMRDALDRIAESSDDGVPVVLVGDFNCPSHLDWPDVRWPVTEAAEDAGFADSFREAHPDPAAEPGHTWSPVHPVHEDGSGRPEPQDRIDYVLHRGLTVLDSRTLVTGIPRPWPDVAGNDWPSDHAAVVTTFALPSG; from the coding sequence GTGACCCCCCACGCCCCCGACCGCCTCCACCACCGGCTGCACGCCGTCCTGTTCGACATGGACGGCACCCTCGTGGACACCGAACGCCTGTGGTGGGAGGCGGTCGAGCAGGTCGCCGGACGCCCGCTGACCGAGGCCGACCAGCCGGAGGTGCTCGGCCGCCCCGTCGAGCACACCGCCGACTGGCTCGGCGCTGCCACCGGCAGGCCGGCCGCCGACCTCGCCACCGTCCTGCACCGCGAGTTCGCCGAGCGCGTCCGCACCGGCATCGTGCCCCGCCCCGGCGCCGTCGAGCTGCTGGACGCGCTCGCCGCCGCGGGCGTCCCCACCGCCCTGGTCACCGCGTCCCCGCGCGCGGTCGCCGACGTCGTCCTCGACGCGCTGGGTGCCCACCGGTTCGCGACCTCCGTCACCGCCGACGACACCGCCCGCACCAAGCCCGCCCCCGATCCCTACCTGGCCGCCTGCCGGATCCTCGGGGTCGACCCGCCGGCCTGTGTCGCCGTCGAGGACACCGAGACCGGCGTCGCCTCCGCCGAGGCCGCCGGGTGCACGGTGCTCGCCGTGCCCTCGCTCGCGCCGATCGGCGAGGCGCCCGGCCGGACCGTGCGGGACAGCCTGGCCGGGGTCACGGCCGCCGACCTGGAACGGATGGCCGCTCCCCGGCTCCGCGTGATGAGCTGGAACCTGTGGCTCGGCGGCAGCAAGGTAGACGACCACCGGGCCAAGCAGGTCCAGGCGGTCCTGGAGAGCGGTGCCGACGTCGTCGGGCTCCAGGAGACCGGCGGGACGGCCGCCCAGGAGCTGGCCGAGGCCCTCGGCTGGCACCACCACCGGGCCGGCGAGAACCTCGGCGTCCTCAGCCGTCACCCCGTCACCGCCCGCTTCGGCGACCCGGACGTCGGTTTCTACGGCGCCGCCGGTGTCCGGATCGCGGTCGCCCCCGGTCGCGAGGTGGACGTCTGGACCGCCCACCTGCACTACACGCCGTACGGGCCCTACGAGGCCGCCTTCGACGGACTGCCGGCGGCCGGGCTGATCGCCCACGAGGAGCTGCGGCTGAGCCAGATGCGGGACGCGCTGGACCGGATCGCCGAGTCGTCGGACGACGGCGTCCCGGTCGTCCTCGTCGGGGACTTCAACTGCCCCTCCCACCTGGACTGGCCGGACGTGCGCTGGCCGGTGACCGAGGCGGCCGAGGACGCGGGGTTCGCCGACTCCTTCCGCGAGGCCCACCCCGACCCGGCCGCCGAACCCGGGCACACCTGGTCGCCCGTTCATCCGGTGCACGAGGACGGCAGCGGACGGCCCGAACCGCAGGACCGGATCGACTACGTCCTGCACCGCGGACTGACCGTGCTCGACTCCCGGACGCTGGTCACCGGCATCCCGCGGCCCTGGCCGGACGTGGCGGGCAACGACTGGCCCTCCGACCACGCGGCGGTCGTCACCACCTTCGCCCTGCCCAGCGGGTGA
- a CDS encoding carbon-nitrogen hydrolase family protein: MRTALLQSSGRPGSVAENLKVLDAAAGRAAAAGAALLAAPEMFLTGYAIGDDIARLAERADGDSADAIAEIAGRHGIAITYGYPERDGETVYNSAQLISADGTRLANYRKTHLFGCAEREHFTPGEQSLVQARLGGLTVGIMICYDVEFPENARAHALAGTDLLVVPTANMHPFQFVAESMVPVRAWENQMYVAYVNRVGAEGEFEFFGLSALAGPDGIARTRAGRGEELVVADVDPAFLAASREANPYLKDRRPGLYGSLV, from the coding sequence ATGCGCACCGCCCTGCTCCAGAGCTCCGGCCGCCCCGGCTCCGTCGCCGAGAACCTCAAGGTCCTCGACGCGGCCGCGGGCCGGGCCGCCGCCGCTGGCGCCGCGCTGCTCGCCGCGCCGGAGATGTTCCTGACCGGGTACGCGATCGGCGACGACATCGCCCGCCTCGCCGAGCGCGCCGACGGCGACTCCGCCGACGCGATCGCCGAGATCGCCGGCCGGCACGGCATCGCGATCACCTACGGCTACCCGGAGCGCGACGGCGAGACCGTCTACAACTCCGCCCAGCTGATCTCCGCCGACGGCACCCGGCTCGCGAACTACCGCAAGACCCACCTCTTCGGCTGCGCCGAGCGCGAGCACTTCACGCCCGGCGAGCAGTCGCTCGTCCAGGCCCGGCTGGGCGGCCTGACCGTCGGCATCATGATCTGCTACGACGTCGAGTTCCCGGAGAACGCCCGCGCCCACGCCCTGGCCGGCACCGACCTGCTCGTCGTGCCGACGGCGAACATGCACCCCTTCCAGTTCGTCGCCGAGTCCATGGTGCCGGTGCGTGCCTGGGAGAACCAGATGTACGTCGCGTACGTCAACCGGGTCGGCGCCGAGGGCGAGTTCGAGTTCTTCGGGCTCTCCGCGCTCGCCGGGCCCGACGGGATCGCCCGCACCCGCGCCGGCCGCGGTGAGGAGCTGGTCGTCGCCGACGTCGACCCGGCCTTCCTCGCCGCCTCCCGCGAGGCCAACCCGTACCTGAAGGACCGCCGCCCCGGCCTGTACGGGTCCCTGGTCTGA